In Dryobates pubescens isolate bDryPub1 chromosome 8, bDryPub1.pri, whole genome shotgun sequence, a genomic segment contains:
- the FFAR4 gene encoding free fatty acid receptor 4, with protein MLGSRSIPGANRTYFPFFSDFRGHNVTALRVGESSALASIFLLSLVGNIWGIWLLVRRRQHRLCAANCLVLNLFCADLLFITSIPFIAVVRWTESWELGDVVCHMLFYVVSLSGAVVIFSLSAVSLERVVSIARLRHAAFRRRKALVAAFLIWGFAALTTLPLCIFFTVVRVPAATGEEVQICTLVWPSMAGEIIWDVTFAIVCFLAPGVVIVISYSKILQITKASRRSLNAGLAYSKNHQIRVSQQDYRLFRALILLMISFFIMWSPIMITIILILVQTYKQDLNILPSAFFWIVLFTFANSAVNPILYNVAHFRRKCEEILLCCTWIPLRHRAGTETTAKRSNHKQPHLSFITK; from the exons ATGCTGGGGTCCAGGAGCATACCAGGGGCCAACAGGACCTACTTCCCCTTCTTCTCGGACTTCAGGGGCCACAATGTGACGGCCCTGCGTGTTGGCGAGTCGTCCGCCCTGGCCTCCATCTTTTTGCTGTCCTTGGTGGGAAATATCTGGGGCATCTGGCTGCTggtgcggcggcggcagcaCCGTCTGTGCGCTGCCAACTGCCTCGTCCTCAACCTCTTCTGCGCTGACCTGCTGTTCATCACCTCCATCCCATTCATCGCCGTCGTGCGCTGGACGGAGTCCTGGGAGCTGGGCGACGTCGTCTGCCACATGCTCTTCTACGTGGTGAGCCTCAGCGGCGCCGTCGTCATCTTCTCCCTCTCGGCCGTCAGCCTAGAACGTGTCGTCAGCATCGCCCGACTGCGCCACGCTGCGTTCCGCCGCCGCAAGGCGCTGGTCGCCGCTTTTCTCATCTGGGGCTTTGCcgccctcaccaccctcccgcTCTGCATCTTCTTCACCGTGGTGCGGGTCCCTGCCGCCACCGGTGAG GAGGTTCAGATTTGCACATTGGTTTGGCCCAGCATGGCAGGAGAAATAATTTGGGATGTGACCTTTGCCATTGTTTGCTTTCTAGCACCAGGAGTAGTCATTGTCATCAGTTATTCCAAAATCTTACAG ATTACAAAAGCATCAAGAAGGAGTTTAAATGCTGGTTTAGCCTACTCAAAAAATCATCAGATTCGTGTTTCCCAGCAAGACTACAGACTATTCCGAGCCCTCATTTTGTTGATGATCTCATTCTTCATCATGTGGAGCCCAATTATGATaactattattttaattttagtcCAGACCTACAAACAAGATTTAAATATTTTGCCATCAGCTTTCTTCTGGATAGTATTGTTCACTTTTGCCAACTCTGCTGTCAATCCAATTTTGTATAATGTCGCCCATTTCAGGCGTAAATGTGAGGAAATTCTTCTCTGTTGTACATGGATCCCTTTAAGGCATAGGGCTGGTACAGAAACCACTGCAAAAAGAAGTAACCATAAACAACCACATTTGTCTTTCATCACCAAATAA
- the RBP4 gene encoding retinol-binding protein 4: protein MAHSERALPWLLLLALALLGTSRAERDCRVSSFKVKENFDKNRYSGTWYAMAKKDPEGLFLQDNVVAQFTVDENGQMTATAKGRVRLFNNWDVCADMIGSFTDTEDPAKFKMKYWGVASFLQKGNDDHWVVDTDYDTYALHYSCRQLNEDGTCADSYSFVFSRDPKGLPPEAQKIVRQRQKDLCLDRKYRVIVHNGFCS from the exons atggccCACTCGGAgagagctctgccctggctgctgttgctggcactagccttgctgggcaccagcagagcagagcgggactGCCGAGTAAGCAGTTTCAAAGTCAAGGAGAACTTCGACAAAAACAGG TACAGTGGTACCTGGTATGCCATGGCAAAAAAAGATCCTGAGGGGCTGTTTCTGCAGGACAATGTGGTAGCCCAGTTCACTGTGGATGAAAATGGACAAATGACTGCCACTGCAAAGGGCAGAGTCAGACTCTTCAA TAACTGGGATGTCTGTGCTGACATGATTGGCTCTTTCACTGACACAGAGGATCCTGCTAAGTTCAAGATGAAGTACTGGGGTGTTGCCTCTTTTCTTCAGAAAGGAA ACGATGATCACTGGGTAGTGGACACAGATTATGATACATATGCTCTTCATTACTCCTGCCGCCAACTAAATGAAGATGGCACTTGTGCTGATAGCTATTCCTTTGTGTTCTCCCGGGACCCCAAGGGATTGCCTCCAGAGGCACAGAAAATTGTCAGACAAAGGCAGAAAGACCTGTGCTTGGACAGAAAATACAGAGTTATTGTTCATAACG GATTTTGCTCTTAA